In the genome of Dermacentor variabilis isolate Ectoservices chromosome 5, ASM5094787v1, whole genome shotgun sequence, one region contains:
- the LOC142582875 gene encoding ATP synthase-coupling factor 6, mitochondrial-like — protein MALNARVTNLAKQCMAQCKRNYGVSAVLMQKSLDPIQQLFVDKIREYAQKSKSKSELFLDADASITKEYNDELLKTAHQYGGGKAADMTSFPKFEFQDPTLDPINMEQKK, from the exons ATGGCCTTGAACGCGAGAGTCACCAACTTGGCCAAGCAGTGCATGGCGCAGTGCAAGAGGAATTATGGTGTCAGCGCCGTTCTAATGCAAAAGTCCCTAGACCCTATTCAGCAGCTGTTTGTGGACAAGATCCGCGAGTACGCACAAAAGAGCAA ATCCAAGAGCGAGCTGTTTCTTGATGCTGATGCCTCCATCACCAAGGAGTACAATGATGAATTGCTGAAAACAGCACACCAGTATGGTGGTGGCAAGGCTGCCGACATGACAAGTTTTCCAAAGTTTGAGTTTCAAG ATCCTACATTGGACCCCATCAACATGGAACAAAAGAAGTGA